The Rhizobium etli 8C-3 genome has a segment encoding these proteins:
- a CDS encoding ABC transporter permease: MTFPPPAPVSRSSRYRRFAALVRKECLQVVRDPSSILIAFVLPLILLFLFGYGVSLDTTRTRVGLVLEETTPLTNDLAASFQASRYFSVTTGRDRRLFAQDLVVSRIRGIIVIPAGFTRNYAAGNRPQVQVIVDGSDPNTANFVQNYVQGAMTNWRLQQQSEMAASAVPISAEQRFWFNPELTSRSFLVPGSIAIVMTLVGTLLTSLVVAREWERGTMEAMMATPVTAAELLAGKILPYFLLGLSSMTLCVLLAVFLFGVPFRGSILALYALSAVFLMPALGQGLLISAATKNQFLASQLALITAFLPAFLLSGFLFEINSMPKPIQWITFIVPARYLIPSLQTVFLAGDIWPMFLHAIAVMFLIGFVLFLLAARSTRKRIA, encoded by the coding sequence ATGACGTTCCCTCCCCCCGCGCCAGTGTCCCGCTCCAGCCGATACCGTCGTTTTGCAGCATTGGTTCGCAAGGAGTGCCTTCAGGTCGTTCGTGATCCGAGCAGCATTCTGATTGCATTTGTGCTGCCGCTCATCCTGCTTTTTCTATTCGGTTACGGCGTTTCGCTGGACACGACGCGGACGCGGGTCGGATTGGTCCTCGAAGAAACAACACCGCTGACGAATGATCTTGCCGCAAGCTTCCAGGCATCCCGTTATTTTTCCGTGACGACCGGCCGCGACAGGCGGCTCTTCGCACAAGACCTGGTAGTTTCCCGCATCCGCGGCATCATCGTCATCCCGGCGGGTTTTACGCGGAACTATGCAGCAGGCAATCGGCCGCAGGTCCAGGTAATCGTCGACGGTTCCGATCCCAACACCGCCAATTTCGTGCAGAATTATGTCCAGGGCGCTATGACAAATTGGCGCCTCCAGCAACAGTCCGAAATGGCCGCGAGCGCGGTGCCGATTTCGGCCGAGCAACGCTTCTGGTTCAATCCAGAACTGACCAGCCGGTCATTTCTGGTGCCAGGCTCGATCGCAATCGTCATGACGCTGGTTGGAACGCTTTTGACATCGCTGGTCGTTGCCCGAGAATGGGAGCGGGGCACGATGGAAGCGATGATGGCAACGCCGGTAACGGCCGCCGAGTTGCTTGCCGGAAAGATACTTCCCTATTTCCTGCTCGGCCTTTCATCGATGACGCTTTGCGTGCTGCTTGCGGTCTTTTTGTTTGGCGTTCCATTTCGCGGTTCCATCCTGGCGCTTTATGCCCTGTCGGCCGTTTTCCTCATGCCGGCGCTCGGCCAGGGCCTGCTGATTTCCGCTGCCACCAAGAACCAGTTTCTTGCCTCGCAGCTGGCGCTGATTACCGCTTTCCTTCCCGCTTTCCTGCTTTCCGGTTTTCTCTTCGAAATCAATTCAATGCCGAAACCAATCCAATGGATCACCTTCATCGTGCCGGCGCGTTACCTGATACCCAGCCTGCAGACGGTGTTCCTGGCCGGCGATATCTGGCCGATGTTCCTCCATGCAATCGCGGTGATGTTTCTGATCGGCTTTGTCTTGTTCCTGCTTGCCGCCCGCAGCACCAGAAAGAGGATTGCTTAA
- a CDS encoding ABC transporter permease, which translates to MWWTRVKALIVKELLAVLRDPKGRTILIGPPIVQLLVFSYAATLEVRNVDVMLLSRDSGYWGQELVRRIEGSPTFRQVLIAATPASVRDAIDRQKVTAAIEIGADFSRKIEAGEPAHLQVILDGRRSNASQIVSGYIAQIVATLSAETPAGVRGAVRSVTTVPRNWFNPNLIFQWFMVPNLIASIALLIGLIVTALSIARERELGTFDQLMVSPLRTHEILIGKLVPPMMIGLFHMTVYILAAIFIFAVPLRGSLLFLYGSSLFYLASVAGLGLFISALSMTQQQAILGAFLFMVPAMLLSGFATPIENMPDWLQPVTLINPLRYFLVIVKGIFLKDMPLMEVWHQTWPLSAIAAGTLSAASWLFRRRLE; encoded by the coding sequence ATGTGGTGGACGCGTGTGAAAGCGCTCATTGTCAAGGAACTGCTGGCAGTGCTCCGCGATCCGAAAGGCCGTACCATCCTGATCGGTCCGCCGATCGTGCAGCTCCTTGTCTTTTCCTATGCAGCAACGCTCGAGGTTCGAAATGTCGATGTGATGCTCCTCAGCCGCGACAGTGGATATTGGGGGCAAGAACTCGTGCGGCGCATCGAGGGTTCACCGACATTTCGCCAGGTGCTCATCGCCGCCACGCCCGCCAGCGTGCGGGATGCTATCGATAGACAGAAGGTCACAGCCGCAATCGAAATTGGGGCCGATTTCTCACGCAAGATCGAGGCAGGAGAGCCGGCCCATCTGCAGGTCATTCTTGATGGCCGGCGCTCCAATGCGTCGCAGATCGTTTCGGGATACATTGCGCAGATTGTCGCGACATTATCCGCCGAGACGCCTGCAGGTGTGCGAGGAGCTGTCCGTTCCGTCACGACAGTGCCGCGCAACTGGTTCAATCCCAACCTGATCTTCCAATGGTTCATGGTGCCGAACCTGATCGCCAGCATCGCGCTGCTCATCGGGCTTATCGTCACCGCCCTTTCGATCGCTCGTGAACGCGAGCTCGGTACCTTCGACCAATTGATGGTCTCGCCGCTTCGCACCCATGAGATCCTGATCGGTAAGCTTGTCCCACCGATGATGATCGGGCTCTTTCACATGACGGTCTATATCCTAGCGGCGATCTTCATCTTCGCCGTGCCGCTGCGCGGTTCGCTGCTGTTTCTTTACGGCAGTTCGCTCTTCTATCTCGCGTCGGTCGCCGGTCTGGGGCTCTTCATCTCCGCCTTGTCGATGACGCAGCAGCAGGCAATTCTCGGCGCCTTCCTTTTCATGGTGCCGGCGATGCTTCTTTCAGGCTTTGCAACGCCGATTGAGAACATGCCAGACTGGCTGCAGCCGGTCACGCTAATCAACCCGCTGCGGTATTTCCTGGTGATTGTGAAGGGCATCTTCCTCAAAGACATGCCCTTGATGGAGGTGTGGCACCAGACATGGCCGCTTTCCGCGATTGCCGCCGGAACCTTGAGCGCAGCCTCGTGGCTGTTTCGCCGAAGGCTCGAGTAA